The Gammaproteobacteria bacterium DNA segment AGGGCATCACGGTTCGACGCGACTACTGCACCGACATGTCGCGCGTGCCGGCGTACGGAAGCGAGCTGAATCAGGTCTGGACCAACCTGCTCGACAACGCCGTGGATGCGATGGGCGGCGTCGGCACGATAACGATCCATACGCACGCCGACGACGGATGGGCCGTGGTCGAGATCGAGGACGACGGCCCGGGCATCCCCGAAGCGATTCAATCCCGCATTTTCGATCCGTTCTTTACCACGAAAGAACCCGGCAAGGGCACAGGCCTCGGCCTGTCGACCACACACCGGATCGTCGTGGAGCAGCACGGCGGCAGCATCGGCGTCGAATCCCGGCCCGGATTCACCCGCTTCACCGTCAAGCTGCCCTACCACGGTTCGGCCGCCCGCCGGGACCAAGGGAGGTAATCACGCTTGGCCAGACCCGTCATCCTGACCGTCGACGACGATTCGGAGGTCCTCGCCGCCATCGATCGGGACCTGCGTCGTCACTATCAGAACGAATATCGCATCCTCAAGGCCCGCTCGGGGAGCGAGGCGCTCGAGGCCGTGCACAAGCTCAAAGAGCGCGGCGATTCGGTCGCGCTGTTCCTGGTCGACGAGCGGATGCCGGTCATGAGCGGCACGCAGTTCCTTCGCGAGGCGCGAAAGCTGTTTCCCGATTCGCGCAAGGTGCTTTTGACGGCGTATGCGGATACCGAGGCGGCGATCCGAGGGATCAACGAGGTCGCACTCGATCATTACCTGATGAAGCCGTGGGATCCGCCCGAGCAGCTTCTCTATCCGGTGTTGGATGATCTGCTGGCTGACTGGACGGCCGGTTTTCTGCCGACGTTCGACGGAATCCGCGTGGCCGGAACGCGCTGGTCGCCGCAGAGCTACGTCTTGAAGGATTTCCTCTCCCGCATGCAGACGCCTTACGAGTGGATCGACATCGACGTGGACGCGTCCACGCGCGAGCTGGTCGAGAAGCACACTCCCGGCCTCAAGGAGCTGCCGGTCGTCTTCTTTCCGGATGGCAAGGTGCTGCTCGCGCCGACGACGCACGACCTCGCCGTGCATCTGGGCCTGCAGACGGAAGCCAGCCGGAGCTTCTACGACCTGATCGTCGTGGGCGCCGGGCCGAGCGGACTCGCGGCGGCGGTGTACGGGGCGTCCGAGGGGCTCAGGACGATTCTGCTGGAGGATGACGTCTCGGGTGGGCAGGCGGGCACGAGCTCGCGGATCGAAAACTACCTCGGCTTTCCCAACGGCATCGCAGGCGCCGACCTCGCGCGGCGCGCGACGACCCAGGCACGGCGGTTCGGGGCCGAGGTCGTCATGCCGCGATGCGTGAAGGAAATCCGCGTCGACAATCCTTACCGCATCGTGGTGCTCGAGGACGGCGTCGAGCTGCGAAGCTATGCCGTGCTGCTCTCGAGCGGCATGCGGGTCCGGAAGCTCAACGTCCCCGGCGAAGAGAGGCTTGCCGGGGCCGGCGTGTACTACGGCGCCGGGCTTTCGGAGGCGGCGAGCTGTCGGGGCAGCGACGTCGCCGTCGTCGGAGGTGCGAACTCGGCGGGGCAGGCGGCGCTGCTGTTCGCCCGCTACGCCCGAAAGGTGACGATGCTCGTGCGCTCCTCCTCCATCTCGAGCTCGATGTCGAGCTACCTCGCCGATCGCATCGAGGTCGCCGAGAACATCGAGGTGATGACGCGGACGACGGTCGCCTCCGTGCAGGGAGACACCCGCCTGGAGTCGGTCGAGGCGATCACCCACGGCGGGGCGGATCGCGACGGGGCAGAGCAAAAGACGATGCGCTTCGACGCGATGTTCGTCTTCATCGGCTTCGAGCCGCGCTCGGAGATGGTCGCCGGCCTCGTGGAGCGTGACGAGCTCGGCTTCGTTCTCACCGGGCCCGATCTGCCGCGCAACGGCTCGAGGCCGAAAGGCTGGGTCCTGAGCCGCGAACCGTTGCTGCTGGAGACGAGCGTTGCGGGCATCTTCGCCTCGGGGGACGTCCGGTTCGGCTCGATGAAGCGAGTCGCGTCGGCCGTGGGCGAGGGTTCCGCGGCGGTCGCGATGATCCACAAGTACCTGGAGACGGTCTGAGTGCGCTCGCGGCCGCTCGCGACGCGGCCTCCCGATCGCTCATGACGGTCGCTGCCGCTGAGCGATCTGGATCAGATTTCCGCACGCGTCGTCGAGGACGGCCATC contains these protein-coding regions:
- a CDS encoding FAD-dependent oxidoreductase — protein: MARPVILTVDDDSEVLAAIDRDLRRHYQNEYRILKARSGSEALEAVHKLKERGDSVALFLVDERMPVMSGTQFLREARKLFPDSRKVLLTAYADTEAAIRGINEVALDHYLMKPWDPPEQLLYPVLDDLLADWTAGFLPTFDGIRVAGTRWSPQSYVLKDFLSRMQTPYEWIDIDVDASTRELVEKHTPGLKELPVVFFPDGKVLLAPTTHDLAVHLGLQTEASRSFYDLIVVGAGPSGLAAAVYGASEGLRTILLEDDVSGGQAGTSSRIENYLGFPNGIAGADLARRATTQARRFGAEVVMPRCVKEIRVDNPYRIVVLEDGVELRSYAVLLSSGMRVRKLNVPGEERLAGAGVYYGAGLSEAASCRGSDVAVVGGANSAGQAALLFARYARKVTMLVRSSSISSSMSSYLADRIEVAENIEVMTRTTVASVQGDTRLESVEAITHGGADRDGAEQKTMRFDAMFVFIGFEPRSEMVAGLVERDELGFVLTGPDLPRNGSRPKGWVLSREPLLLETSVAGIFASGDVRFGSMKRVASAVGEGSAAVAMIHKYLETV